One genomic segment of Candidatus Dormiibacterota bacterium includes these proteins:
- a CDS encoding RNA polymerase sigma factor — protein MSTQDTRDAATVWATGAVVPLPFGRPAGDVALLAAYREGDVRAFEILFERHHGRLRALSLRYLADAGEAEDVVQETFIRLLRVADQVGEGFKVMAWLHRVAANLCLTALRRRGRVQLVAGDEEWLLAARDPHRERQPDQAFEMGQARDRIVRVAGNLPAQQRAVLLLREIEGLSYGDIAARLGISRGAVESLLFRARRRFKREYLRLDAIGGARPVSLLEPRVA, from the coding sequence ATGAGCACCCAGGACACTCGTGACGCGGCGACCGTGTGGGCGACCGGAGCGGTCGTCCCACTTCCGTTCGGCAGGCCGGCGGGCGACGTCGCCCTCCTCGCCGCCTACCGGGAGGGCGACGTGCGCGCCTTCGAGATCCTCTTCGAGCGTCATCACGGTCGCCTGCGCGCCCTGAGCCTGCGCTACCTGGCCGATGCCGGCGAGGCGGAGGACGTCGTCCAGGAGACCTTCATCCGCCTGCTGCGCGTCGCCGACCAGGTCGGCGAGGGCTTCAAGGTGATGGCGTGGCTGCACCGGGTGGCCGCCAACCTCTGCCTCACCGCGCTGCGGCGGCGGGGACGGGTGCAGCTCGTGGCCGGCGACGAGGAGTGGCTCCTCGCCGCCCGCGACCCGCACCGGGAGCGCCAGCCCGACCAGGCCTTCGAGATGGGCCAGGCCCGCGACCGGATCGTCCGGGTGGCCGGCAACCTGCCCGCCCAGCAGCGCGCCGTGCTGCTCCTGCGCGAGATCGAGGGCCTCTCCTACGGGGACATCGCCGCGCGGCTGGGGATCAGCCGCGGAGCGGTGGAGTCGCTCCTGTTCCGCGCCCGGCGGCGGTTCAAGCGGGAGTACCTGCGCCTCGACGCGATCGGCGGCGCCCGCCCGGTCTCGCTCCTCGAGCCCCGGGTCGCCTGA
- a CDS encoding helix-turn-helix transcriptional regulator: MGATPRSRCVAIARRKELAAFLRSRRARLGPEDVGLPNGLRRRTPGLRREEVAQLAGVGVTWYTWLEQGREISVSRQVLESIARALRLDAAERIHLNTLAGVDAEPVAAAFDTVPPAVQAMLDELDPCPAYVINARYDVVAWNRAEAALVCDFARLPSADRNILWLMFTDPAWRGLLLDWPRDAAWVAAQFRAALARHVGEPHWMELVERLRTASADFHEMWERHDVASPVSKTKRYLHPREGLVTLDAVSLRLSEAPDCRVMACIPADAASRAAMERLVSETPVAV; encoded by the coding sequence ATGGGTGCCACCCCCCGGAGCCGCTGCGTCGCCATCGCCCGCCGAAAGGAGCTGGCCGCGTTCCTGCGGTCGAGACGGGCCCGCCTCGGCCCCGAGGACGTGGGCCTGCCCAACGGCCTGCGGCGGCGCACCCCGGGGTTGCGGCGGGAGGAGGTCGCCCAGCTCGCCGGGGTCGGGGTCACCTGGTACACCTGGCTCGAGCAGGGCCGCGAGATCAGCGTCAGCCGCCAGGTCCTCGAGTCGATCGCCCGCGCGCTCCGCCTCGACGCCGCCGAGCGGATCCACCTCAACACCCTGGCCGGGGTCGACGCCGAGCCGGTGGCGGCGGCCTTCGACACCGTGCCGCCGGCGGTGCAGGCGATGCTCGACGAGCTCGATCCGTGCCCCGCGTACGTGATCAACGCCCGCTACGACGTCGTCGCCTGGAACCGCGCCGAGGCCGCCCTGGTCTGCGATTTCGCCCGGCTGCCCTCCGCCGACCGGAACATCCTCTGGCTCATGTTCACCGACCCGGCCTGGCGCGGCCTGCTGCTCGACTGGCCGCGCGACGCCGCCTGGGTGGCTGCCCAGTTCCGCGCCGCCCTCGCCCGCCACGTCGGCGAGCCCCACTGGATGGAGCTGGTCGAGCGGTTGCGGACGGCGTCGGCCGACTTCCACGAGATGTGGGAGCGGCACGACGTCGCCAGCCCCGTCTCCAAGACCAAGCGCTACCTGCACCCCCGCGAGGGCCTGGTCACCCTGGATGCGGTCAGCCTGCGCCTCTCCGAGGCCCCCGACTGCCGGGTCATGGCCTGCATCCCGGCGGACGCCGCCTCCCGCGCCGCGATGGAGCGGCTGGTGTCGGAAACTCCGGTCGCTGTCTGA
- a CDS encoding MFS transporter has translation MVTELESRPHPAVTAVGVTELLLARPTPPASAPASPPWAALAVVLIGLLMAVGDFFIVNVALPSIASTLGAGPAGLELVVAGYGVAYATGLVTGGRLGDSLGRRRLFLLGIAGFTLTSAACGLAPSIATLVIARMLQGVAAAAMVPQVLATIQASFSGAARQRALGVYGATLGAATVAGQLLGGVIVAANLAGLAWRPAFLVNVPVGLIGLVAAWRVLPDTRSATPQRLDTAGAGLLALAVVALLVPLTTGRELGWPLWSWLLLSSVPELVAAFLLWERWLERAGGEPLLPPSLLGHGALRTGLCAAALFSPAFGGFFFTTALSLQRGRHLGPLAAGMVMVPFAVAFLLASVGGSRIAGAQVRRVIAGGALLVAGGYLALGVIAWRDFAGESFWILALPMAVAGLGQGLVVPQLFGIVLAGVPAARAGTASGVLMTAFQAGLAVGVGVLGLVFLGLLGPAGAAGDVQFSTASGAVYALEALLALGGAVVCRRLV, from the coding sequence ATGGTCACCGAGCTGGAATCCCGACCCCATCCCGCCGTCACCGCCGTGGGTGTCACCGAGCTGCTCCTCGCTCGGCCGACGCCCCCGGCGTCCGCTCCCGCCTCCCCTCCGTGGGCGGCCCTCGCCGTCGTGCTCATCGGCCTCCTCATGGCCGTCGGCGACTTCTTCATCGTCAACGTCGCCCTCCCCAGCATCGCCTCCACCCTGGGCGCCGGCCCCGCCGGTCTCGAGCTGGTGGTGGCGGGCTACGGGGTCGCCTACGCCACCGGGCTGGTCACCGGCGGCAGGCTGGGTGACAGCCTCGGCCGCCGCCGTCTCTTCCTCCTCGGCATCGCCGGCTTCACCCTGACCTCGGCGGCATGCGGGCTGGCGCCGAGCATCGCCACCCTCGTGATCGCCCGCATGCTCCAGGGCGTCGCGGCGGCGGCGATGGTGCCGCAGGTGCTCGCCACCATCCAGGCGAGCTTCTCGGGCGCGGCCCGGCAGCGGGCGCTCGGTGTCTACGGCGCCACCCTCGGCGCCGCCACCGTGGCCGGGCAGCTGCTCGGCGGGGTGATCGTCGCCGCGAACCTCGCCGGCCTCGCCTGGCGGCCCGCGTTCCTCGTCAACGTGCCGGTCGGGCTGATCGGCCTGGTCGCCGCCTGGCGGGTGCTGCCCGACACCCGGAGCGCCACCCCGCAGCGGCTCGACACCGCCGGCGCGGGGCTCCTCGCCCTCGCCGTCGTCGCCCTGCTCGTCCCCCTCACCACCGGGCGGGAGCTGGGCTGGCCGCTGTGGTCGTGGCTGCTGCTCTCGTCGGTGCCCGAGCTCGTCGCCGCCTTCCTCCTCTGGGAGCGGTGGCTGGAGCGCGCCGGCGGCGAGCCGCTGCTTCCCCCGAGCCTGCTCGGGCACGGCGCCCTGCGCACCGGGCTCTGCGCGGCGGCGCTGTTCAGCCCCGCCTTCGGCGGCTTCTTCTTCACCACCGCGCTCTCCCTCCAGCGCGGCCGCCACCTCGGCCCGCTCGCCGCGGGGATGGTGATGGTCCCCTTCGCGGTCGCGTTCCTCCTCGCCTCCGTCGGCGGCAGCCGAATCGCCGGCGCCCAGGTCCGCCGGGTCATCGCCGGCGGGGCGCTGCTGGTCGCCGGCGGGTACCTGGCGCTGGGGGTCATCGCCTGGCGTGACTTCGCGGGCGAGAGCTTCTGGATCCTCGCCCTGCCGATGGCCGTGGCCGGCCTCGGCCAGGGGCTGGTCGTGCCCCAGCTCTTCGGCATCGTCCTCGCCGGGGTGCCGGCCGCCCGGGCGGGAACCGCCAGCGGCGTGCTGATGACCGCCTTCCAGGCCGGCCTCGCCGTCGGCGTCGGCGTCCTCGGCCTCGTCTTCCTCGGCCTGCTCGGACCCGCGGGCGCCGCCGGTGACGTGCAGTTCTCGACCGCCAGCGGGGCGGTGTACGCCCTGGAGGCCCTGCTCGCCCTCGGTGGCGCGGTGGTCTGCCGCCGGCTGGTCTGA
- a CDS encoding MerR family transcriptional regulator: MIATLSIAEAARDRRLSPHTLRYYERAGLLDAVPRDGGGRRRYTGADLDRVHFLQRMRRTGMPIRLLREYIELVRLGDATTARRLEMLEDHRADVLLQLEELQDALSAIDHKISLYRRETA; this comes from the coding sequence ATGATCGCCACCCTCTCCATCGCCGAGGCGGCCCGCGACCGCCGCCTCTCCCCCCACACGCTGCGCTACTACGAGCGCGCAGGGCTGCTGGACGCGGTGCCCCGCGACGGCGGCGGACGGCGCCGCTACACCGGGGCCGACCTCGACCGCGTCCACTTCCTCCAGCGGATGCGCCGCACCGGGATGCCCATCCGGCTGCTCCGCGAGTACATCGAGCTGGTGCGGCTGGGCGACGCCACCACCGCCCGCCGGCTGGAGATGCTGGAGGACCACCGCGCCGACGTCCTGCTCCAGCTCGAGGAGCTGCAGGACGCGCTCAGCGCCATCGACCACAAGATCTCGCTCTACCGCAGGGAGACCGCATGA
- a CDS encoding cytochrome P450 translates to MPLPPGPRLPAAAQAYLLAFHNIAFLDACRRRHGESFTLHLAGGHTLVCFSSPEAARDIFAAAPDQATAGDVNAHDLGPVLGANSLLLLDGDRHLEERRLMLPPFHGERLREHAELIAEVTRTAVQSWPVGVPLSMWDRLREITLEVILRAVVGVEGGRLAELRAAVSSLLGYAARRLLILPAFRRDLGRLTPWAGFVAARARVGEAVLATIRERRAAAGAERRGDVLSLLLQARRPDGSGLGDVEVHDELVTVLVAGHETTAAALAWTVDLLLHHPAVLERLTAELAGGDETLLDAVIREALRLRPVVPEIGRHLRAPATVDGVELPGGVVAVLSIHLLQRRPELHPEPLAFRPERFLERRPDTYAWLPFGGGTRRCLGAAFATMQMRVVLRTVLTSVRLRAASPTLEPARRQVVTLVPPRHGVRVRLDRAPASAAAAPPLRGDRAAG, encoded by the coding sequence ATGCCGCTGCCGCCCGGACCCCGGCTGCCCGCCGCCGCCCAGGCGTACCTGCTCGCCTTTCACAACATCGCCTTCCTCGACGCCTGCCGGCGCCGTCACGGTGAGAGCTTCACCCTCCACCTCGCCGGAGGCCACACCCTGGTCTGCTTCAGCAGCCCGGAGGCGGCGCGGGACATCTTCGCCGCGGCTCCCGACCAGGCCACCGCCGGCGACGTCAACGCCCACGACCTCGGGCCGGTGCTCGGCGCCAACTCGCTGCTGCTGCTCGATGGCGACCGCCACCTCGAGGAGCGGCGGCTGATGCTGCCGCCGTTCCACGGCGAGCGGCTCCGTGAGCACGCCGAGCTGATCGCCGAGGTGACCCGGACAGCGGTCCAGTCCTGGCCGGTCGGCGTCCCTCTGTCGATGTGGGACCGGCTGCGGGAGATCACCCTCGAGGTCATCCTCCGCGCCGTCGTCGGGGTCGAGGGCGGACGGCTGGCGGAGCTGCGCGCGGCGGTCTCCAGCCTGCTGGGCTACGCCGCCCGCCGGCTGCTGATCCTGCCCGCGTTCCGCCGCGACCTCGGCCGGCTCACCCCCTGGGCGGGGTTCGTCGCCGCCCGGGCGCGGGTCGGCGAGGCGGTGCTCGCCACCATCCGCGAGCGCCGCGCCGCCGCCGGGGCCGAGCGGCGTGGGGACGTCCTCTCCCTGCTCCTGCAGGCGCGCCGGCCCGACGGCTCGGGGCTCGGCGACGTCGAGGTCCACGACGAGCTGGTCACCGTGCTCGTCGCCGGGCACGAGACCACCGCGGCGGCGCTGGCGTGGACCGTCGACCTCCTCCTCCACCACCCCGCGGTGCTGGAGCGGCTCACCGCCGAGCTCGCCGGCGGCGACGAGACGCTGCTCGATGCGGTGATCCGCGAGGCGCTGCGGCTGCGCCCGGTGGTGCCGGAGATCGGCCGTCACCTCCGCGCGCCGGCGACCGTCGACGGCGTCGAGCTTCCCGGCGGAGTCGTCGCCGTGCTCAGCATCCACCTGCTCCAGCGCCGCCCGGAGCTCCACCCGGAGCCGCTCGCCTTCCGGCCCGAGCGCTTCCTGGAACGCCGGCCCGACACCTACGCCTGGCTGCCCTTCGGCGGCGGCACCCGGCGCTGCCTGGGGGCGGCTTTCGCCACCATGCAGATGCGGGTGGTGCTGCGCACCGTGCTCACCTCGGTGCGGCTGCGCGCCGCCAGCCCCACTCTCGAGCCGGCGCGGCGGCAGGTGGTCACCCTGGTCCCGCCGCGCCACGGCGTCCGGGTGCGGCTCGATCGAGCACCGGCGAGCGCGGCGGCGGCGCCGCCACTCCGAGGCGATCGCGCCGCCGGCTGA
- a CDS encoding TetR/AcrR family transcriptional regulator, with protein MPDTVTPPQGRAEEILQAAARVFRERGYHGGTLEEVGARLGITRAALYYYFRNKQAVLAELLTRAMHVGVADLEAAIASSDDPEEQLTTAIASLIDLIARERDIFTIYFQENEAVMSAAGEESRRLEEQYAQRFTGLVREVLDARGVEGADAGVIARGLLGMCNWTYRWLRPGGPLSPRDVATQWSAVFSLHQRRSLPARRSSARR; from the coding sequence ATGCCGGACACCGTCACGCCCCCGCAGGGCCGCGCCGAGGAGATCCTGCAGGCGGCCGCGCGCGTCTTTCGCGAACGCGGCTATCACGGCGGCACCCTCGAGGAGGTCGGCGCCCGGCTCGGCATCACCCGCGCCGCTCTCTACTACTACTTCCGCAACAAGCAGGCGGTGCTGGCCGAGCTGCTCACCCGCGCGATGCACGTCGGCGTCGCCGACCTCGAGGCGGCGATCGCCTCCAGCGACGACCCCGAGGAGCAGCTCACCACCGCGATCGCGTCGCTGATCGACCTCATCGCCCGCGAGCGCGACATCTTCACCATCTACTTCCAGGAGAACGAGGCGGTGATGAGCGCCGCGGGCGAGGAGTCGAGGCGCCTCGAGGAGCAGTACGCCCAGCGCTTCACCGGCCTGGTCCGCGAGGTGCTCGACGCCCGCGGGGTGGAGGGCGCCGATGCCGGGGTGATCGCGCGCGGGCTGCTCGGCATGTGCAACTGGACCTATCGCTGGCTGCGGCCCGGCGGCCCGCTGAGCCCCCGCGACGTCGCCACCCAGTGGTCAGCGGTGTTCAGCCTGCACCAGCGACGGTCGCTGCCCGCGCGCCGGAGCAGCGCCCGGCGCTGA
- a CDS encoding rhomboid family intramembrane serine protease, protein MLPIRDINPTSRFAWVTLALIVANVAVFLLWQPTLHGTPGQQQAFFFCHAEIPYEVSHHTDLADDPGAVQAIESQFGATSSEAADVQQALRDLCPHKSWLLSLLTSMFLHGGWLHLGGNMLYLWIFGNNVEDRLGRLRFLVFYLLGGLAASALELAFAPDSVVPTLGASGAIAAVLGSYLVMFPRARVITLIFFIIPVSLPAVIVLGGWFVLQLFHGVGGLGTQVNGGVAYWAHIGGFVFGMLATRLFVRPGAAGRDVSALR, encoded by the coding sequence GTGCTGCCGATTCGCGACATCAACCCGACCAGCCGCTTCGCCTGGGTCACCCTCGCGCTCATCGTGGCCAACGTCGCCGTGTTCCTGCTCTGGCAGCCGACCCTGCACGGCACCCCGGGCCAGCAGCAGGCCTTCTTCTTCTGCCACGCCGAGATCCCCTACGAGGTGAGCCACCACACCGACCTCGCCGACGACCCCGGGGCCGTCCAGGCGATCGAGAGCCAGTTCGGCGCCACCTCGTCGGAGGCGGCCGACGTGCAGCAGGCGCTCCGCGATCTGTGCCCCCACAAGAGCTGGCTGCTCTCGCTGCTCACCTCGATGTTCCTCCACGGGGGATGGCTGCACCTCGGCGGCAACATGCTCTACCTGTGGATCTTCGGCAACAACGTCGAGGACCGGCTCGGCCGGCTCCGGTTCCTGGTCTTCTACCTGCTCGGCGGCCTCGCCGCGTCCGCGCTCGAGCTCGCCTTCGCGCCCGACTCGGTGGTGCCGACGCTCGGCGCCTCGGGGGCGATCGCCGCCGTCCTCGGCTCCTACCTCGTGATGTTCCCGCGGGCCCGGGTGATCACCCTGATCTTCTTCATCATCCCGGTCAGCCTCCCCGCCGTGATCGTGCTCGGAGGCTGGTTCGTCCTCCAGCTCTTCCACGGCGTCGGCGGGCTGGGCACCCAGGTGAACGGCGGCGTCGCCTACTGGGCCCACATCGGCGGCTTCGTCTTCGGGATGCTCGCGACCCGGCTGTTCGTCCGGCCCGGGGCCGCCGGAAGGGACGTGTCCGCGCTGCGCTGA
- a CDS encoding aldo/keto reductase produces the protein MATRQLGTTGLTVSAEGLGCMGMSAFYGTGESRDDATSIATIHRALDLGVSFLDTSDVYGPHTNEELVGRAIRGRRDEVQLATKFGITRDPATGERGFRGDPAYVHGACDASLRRLGVDHVDLYYLHRVDPAVPIEETVGAMAELVAAGKVRHLGLSEAAAPTLRRAAAVHPITALQSEWSLWSRDLEDEVLPTARELGIGIVPYSPLGRGFLTGAISSPDELAAGDFRRTMPRFTGDNLRRNLDVVARVRELAAERGCTAAQLALAWVLSRGEDVVPIPGTKSPGRLEENAGALEVTLTAADLARIEDVAPGSAFAGDRYEDMRFVGGITPERAAV, from the coding sequence ATCGCCACCCGACAGCTCGGCACCACCGGGCTCACCGTCAGCGCCGAGGGGCTGGGCTGCATGGGCATGAGCGCCTTCTACGGCACCGGCGAGAGCCGCGACGACGCCACCTCGATCGCCACCATCCACCGTGCTCTCGACCTCGGCGTCAGCTTCCTCGACACCTCGGACGTCTACGGTCCGCACACCAACGAGGAGCTGGTGGGACGTGCCATCCGCGGCCGCCGCGACGAGGTGCAGCTGGCGACCAAGTTCGGCATCACCCGCGACCCGGCCACCGGCGAGCGCGGCTTCCGCGGCGATCCGGCGTACGTCCACGGGGCGTGCGACGCCTCGCTGCGCCGGCTCGGCGTCGACCACGTCGACCTCTACTACCTCCATCGCGTCGACCCCGCCGTCCCCATCGAGGAGACCGTCGGGGCGATGGCGGAGCTGGTCGCGGCGGGCAAGGTCCGCCACCTCGGGCTGAGCGAGGCGGCCGCCCCCACCCTTCGCCGGGCCGCCGCGGTGCATCCCATCACCGCGCTGCAGAGCGAGTGGTCGCTGTGGAGCCGTGACCTCGAGGACGAGGTGCTCCCCACGGCGCGCGAGCTCGGCATCGGCATCGTCCCCTACAGCCCGCTCGGTCGCGGGTTCCTCACCGGTGCGATCTCCTCGCCCGACGAGCTCGCCGCCGGCGACTTCCGCCGCACCATGCCGCGCTTCACCGGCGACAACCTCCGCCGCAACCTCGACGTGGTCGCCCGGGTTCGCGAGCTCGCCGCCGAGAGGGGGTGCACCGCCGCCCAGCTCGCCCTCGCCTGGGTGCTCTCGCGGGGTGAGGACGTGGTCCCCATCCCCGGCACGAAGAGCCCAGGCCGGCTCGAGGAGAACGCCGGCGCCCTCGAGGTCACCCTCACCGCCGCCGACCTCGCCCGCATCGAAGACGTGGCCCCGGGCAGCGCCTTCGCCGGCGACCGCTACGAGGACATGCGCTTCGTCGGCGGCATCACACCGGAACGGGCGGCGGTCTGA
- a CDS encoding FAD-dependent oxidoreductase, producing MRMSTAPAGWDTLVIGAGAGGLAAAALLAHRGHRTLLVEGRDRVGGRASSVDEDGFTVNTGAIAIEYGGALEEVFRTVGAPFDIRVPDPATLFRLRGRDVDIASGGWGRLVNGLTRKGAGLLGDLGRARGGDMPDPGLSVRAWLDGYTSSRTLHAIFRNLCAAIFAVNSEEMPARAFLTYFVQKGAFRNFGFSPAGTLGLMRGLADAVERHGGEVWLDSEVRALHVENGRVRGATVMRGGAAVEVEAEVVISNAGPEATVALCGREHFDAGYLARMDRDLRSTANIVVNLASREPLITAPGIVTFGITRRLCNMANLTATCPELAPPGWNLYVAYGVPVPAVGDFDEEREVALTLDDLRDQVRGFERSARILSVRVMRGTWPAQRSVAGLDLPRETTLANLWNVGDGVREYASGGIQACAEGARLVVDALSAPGAAPARGQRPSLVQAEHR from the coding sequence ATGCGCATGAGCACGGCACCGGCGGGCTGGGACACGCTCGTCATCGGCGCCGGCGCCGGGGGGCTCGCCGCCGCCGCGCTGCTCGCCCATCGGGGCCACCGCACCCTGCTCGTGGAGGGCCGCGACCGGGTCGGCGGCCGGGCCTCGAGCGTCGACGAGGACGGCTTCACGGTGAACACCGGCGCCATCGCCATCGAGTACGGCGGCGCCCTGGAGGAGGTCTTCCGCACCGTCGGCGCGCCCTTCGACATCCGCGTCCCCGATCCCGCCACCCTGTTCCGGTTGCGGGGACGCGACGTCGACATCGCCAGCGGCGGGTGGGGGAGGCTGGTCAACGGCCTCACCCGGAAGGGCGCGGGGCTGCTCGGTGACCTCGGCCGCGCCCGCGGCGGCGACATGCCGGACCCGGGGCTGTCGGTGCGGGCATGGCTCGACGGCTACACCTCCAGCCGCACCCTGCACGCGATCTTCCGCAACCTGTGCGCCGCGATCTTCGCGGTCAACAGCGAGGAGATGCCGGCCCGCGCGTTCCTCACCTACTTCGTCCAGAAGGGCGCGTTCCGCAACTTCGGCTTCTCGCCGGCGGGCACGCTCGGGCTGATGCGCGGCCTCGCGGACGCGGTCGAGCGTCACGGCGGCGAGGTGTGGCTGGACAGCGAGGTGCGCGCGCTCCACGTCGAGAACGGCCGGGTGCGCGGCGCCACCGTGATGCGCGGCGGCGCCGCGGTCGAGGTGGAGGCCGAGGTGGTGATCAGCAACGCCGGGCCGGAGGCGACGGTCGCCCTCTGCGGCCGCGAGCACTTCGACGCCGGCTACCTCGCGCGCATGGACCGCGACCTGCGCTCCACGGCGAACATCGTCGTCAACCTCGCCAGCCGCGAGCCGTTGATCACGGCGCCCGGGATCGTCACCTTCGGGATCACCCGGCGGCTCTGCAACATGGCCAACCTCACCGCGACCTGCCCCGAGCTCGCGCCCCCGGGGTGGAACCTGTACGTCGCCTACGGCGTGCCGGTGCCCGCGGTCGGAGACTTCGACGAGGAGCGCGAGGTGGCGCTCACCCTCGATGACCTGCGCGACCAGGTTCGGGGCTTCGAGCGCAGCGCGCGGATCCTCTCGGTGCGGGTGATGCGCGGCACCTGGCCGGCGCAGCGGAGCGTCGCCGGACTCGACCTCCCTCGTGAGACCACCCTCGCCAACCTCTGGAACGTGGGTGACGGGGTGCGCGAGTACGCCAGCGGTGGCATCCAGGCGTGCGCCGAGGGCGCGCGGCTGGTGGTCGACGCCCTGTCAGCGCCGGGCGCTGCTCCGGCGCGCGGGCAGCGACCGTCGCTGGTGCAGGCTGAACACCGCTGA
- a CDS encoding 2,4'-dihydroxyacetophenone dioxygenase family protein encodes MSEATAARDATRNAELKDTYIHTDGEQWLPFGDTAGIEFKLLRVSQETGTVTLLFKCAPQSSFARHRHLGAGEYLMVYGEMDVRGGARAGGITAVAGDYGYEPNGIIHDSTEFPKETVFYFTNYGPIQFIDEEDNTVFVLDWKGLLDLEAAMRGSLQPV; translated from the coding sequence ATGAGCGAGGCGACGGCGGCACGCGACGCGACACGGAACGCAGAGCTGAAGGACACCTACATCCACACCGACGGCGAGCAGTGGCTGCCCTTCGGCGACACCGCCGGGATCGAGTTCAAGCTGCTCCGTGTCAGCCAGGAGACGGGCACGGTGACCCTCCTCTTCAAGTGTGCGCCCCAGTCATCCTTCGCGCGTCATCGCCACCTCGGCGCCGGCGAGTACCTGATGGTCTACGGCGAGATGGACGTGCGCGGCGGCGCCCGGGCCGGTGGCATCACCGCGGTCGCCGGCGACTACGGGTACGAGCCGAACGGGATCATCCACGACTCCACCGAGTTCCCCAAGGAGACGGTGTTCTACTTCACCAACTACGGTCCCATCCAGTTCATCGACGAGGAGGACAACACCGTCTTCGTCCTGGACTGGAAGGGCCTGCTCGACCTGGAGGCGGCGATGCGCGGTTCGCTGCAGCCGGTCTGA
- a CDS encoding YdeI/OmpD-associated family protein: MTASRFEGTLQPGPGGGAFVNLPPAALAGLGGGTRLRVRGTLNGVAFRSSTMPVGGGAACLGVHRATREAAGAGLGDTVMVEIEVDEAPREVEVPPPLARALAAEPALQAAYDRLAPSRRRELAGSVAEARRDETRDRRVARIVEQLRAGLE, from the coding sequence ATGACGGCATCGCGGTTCGAGGGGACGCTCCAGCCGGGGCCTGGCGGGGGCGCGTTCGTGAACCTCCCCCCGGCGGCGCTCGCCGGGCTGGGCGGCGGCACCCGGCTGCGGGTGCGCGGCACCCTCAACGGCGTCGCCTTCCGCAGCTCGACGATGCCGGTGGGTGGGGGCGCCGCGTGCCTCGGGGTCCACAGGGCCACCCGCGAGGCCGCCGGCGCCGGCCTCGGCGACACCGTGATGGTGGAGATCGAGGTCGACGAGGCGCCGCGGGAGGTCGAGGTGCCGCCCCCGCTCGCCCGCGCGCTGGCGGCGGAGCCGGCGCTCCAGGCCGCCTACGACCGGCTGGCGCCGAGCCGGCGGCGCGAGCTGGCGGGCTCGGTGGCCGAGGCCAGGCGGGACGAGACCCGCGACCGCCGGGTGGCGAGGATCGTCGAGCAGCTGCGCGCGGGACTGGAGTAG
- a CDS encoding winged helix-turn-helix domain-containing protein: protein MAPRAVAEARGPGALATATEVARMTRALLGDLELLRAENEALTRQRDEAQAMLAAASATLGRRPGSPPLDFRLERDTRRAIVGGEPVPLSRRECDLLAHLLDQAGRTLSAADLLAAVWPEPGSADGRAVRVHVSLLRSKLERRGRLPFRITTLYGEGYRLERNGAGPSAV from the coding sequence GTGGCGCCCAGAGCCGTCGCTGAGGCGCGCGGCCCGGGCGCTCTCGCCACCGCCACCGAGGTCGCCCGGATGACCCGGGCGCTGCTCGGCGACCTGGAGCTGCTGCGCGCCGAGAACGAGGCCCTCACCCGCCAGCGTGACGAGGCGCAGGCGATGCTCGCCGCGGCCTCCGCCACCCTGGGCAGGCGTCCCGGGTCGCCACCGCTCGACTTCCGGCTCGAGCGTGACACCCGGCGGGCGATCGTGGGCGGCGAGCCGGTGCCGCTCTCGCGCCGCGAGTGTGACCTCCTCGCCCATCTCCTCGACCAGGCCGGGCGGACCCTCAGCGCCGCCGACCTGCTCGCCGCGGTGTGGCCCGAGCCCGGCAGCGCCGACGGCCGCGCGGTGCGGGTGCACGTGAGCCTGCTCCGGTCGAAGCTGGAGCGGCGCGGCCGCCTGCCCTTCCGCATCACCACGCTCTACGGCGAGGGGTACCGTCTCGAGCGCAACGGGGCGGGCCCGTCCGCGGTCTGA